One genomic region from Armatimonadota bacterium encodes:
- a CDS encoding alpha amylase family protein, whose amino-acid sequence MSNLKQQARLLWCDAEANSIQLSTRKGVAEVVRKASRAGINTIIVDVKPLSGEVLYLSEIAPRLKEVKGHFYPQSFDLLQTMIEEGHAAGIPVHACINVFSEGHRKWKRGPAYSQPEWQVITYEGGNPPKFSLMQDSRHETFGVFVNPIGPAREYELRIIREIVHRYNINGIVFDRMRYPNLYGDFSSLSKTTFEKWIGISNLRWPDDIFIISDDERIIRGPYYKEWLEWRAWQIKDFARDAVHLVRSVNPKIKIGVYVGSWYDTYFDVGVNWGSENFHPGYEWMTADYNKTGFAELFDYICTGCYYPDVTREEARSAKGNENLSVEASCQLSMKAISGASNVYGSLYLLDYKQKPDKFRSAVDMVLCNTQGIMLFDLVYIEDYGWWQILEEVFIDDAIPPHDAND is encoded by the coding sequence ATGAGCAACTTAAAACAGCAAGCAAGGCTACTGTGGTGTGATGCCGAGGCAAACAGCATACAGCTATCAACCAGAAAAGGCGTCGCTGAAGTAGTAAGAAAAGCCAGCCGGGCGGGAATTAACACAATTATAGTGGATGTCAAACCTCTCAGCGGTGAAGTACTTTATCTTAGCGAAATTGCCCCAAGACTCAAAGAGGTCAAGGGACATTTTTATCCTCAGTCGTTCGACCTTCTGCAAACAATGATTGAGGAAGGACACGCAGCAGGGATTCCAGTACACGCCTGCATTAATGTTTTTTCTGAAGGCCACCGCAAATGGAAACGAGGTCCTGCATATTCTCAACCCGAGTGGCAAGTAATAACATATGAAGGCGGAAATCCTCCTAAGTTCTCGCTCATGCAAGACTCAAGGCATGAAACATTCGGTGTGTTTGTTAACCCTATCGGTCCGGCAAGAGAATATGAACTTAGAATTATCAGGGAAATCGTCCATCGCTACAACATTAATGGCATAGTATTCGATAGGATGCGCTATCCAAATCTTTACGGTGATTTTAGCTCCCTCAGCAAGACAACTTTTGAAAAATGGATTGGCATTTCAAACCTCCGCTGGCCAGATGACATATTCATAATAAGCGATGATGAAAGAATCATCCGCGGACCCTATTACAAAGAATGGCTTGAGTGGCGGGCTTGGCAAATTAAAGACTTCGCAAGAGATGCTGTGCACCTTGTGCGTTCCGTTAATCCCAAAATTAAAATCGGAGTCTATGTTGGCTCCTGGTATGACACCTATTTTGATGTCGGGGTCAATTGGGGAAGTGAGAATTTCCATCCAGGCTATGAATGGATGACGGCAGATTACAATAAAACAGGTTTCGCAGAGCTCTTCGATTACATTTGCACAGGCTGCTACTACCCTGATGTAACACGAGAAGAAGCACGCTCAGCCAAAGGCAATGAAAACCTAAGCGTTGAGGCATCATGTCAACTTTCAATGAAGGCAATTAGCGGTGCCAGCAATGTGTATGGCAGTCTATACCTGCTGGACTACAAGCAAAAACCGGATAAGTTCCGCAGTGCAGTTGATATGGTCCTTTGCAATACACAAGGAATAATGCTCTTTGATTTAGTGTA